The window TTAGAGAATGATATAAGTTTTTTTATGAAGGGTTTCTTAATATGAGTTGCTTACATTTAGAAGGTTGATAGTTACACCATCATAATGGATGAGATTGTAGGAAAATATTCTATTCTATTATATTTACTTGAATTATTAAACAAAtgcaattttctatttttattagatgttgattgaattataaatattattttatatataaagCATATCTCAAAATTTTCATCCTTAAATGAAAAGTTTTTTGAACATGAACGTTATTGTACCCAAAATTTTGTGGTATccgtcttcttttcttttttaaccaAATAATCATATGATCAAATTTCAAATACGATTAATATCACATGTATTCAGACTAGACAATGGCCTTATTCATTGTTTCTAAAAGGACATGAATGTGGAGATTAGTACTAAAATGAAGTGTAGTGTAACCTAGGCACTTCATTTACACTAATTGCAATTATTTTGTATGCTAAGCATAAAGCATATCCCACACACTTCATTTAGGAAAGAATAAGAGATGTGAAGGAAATatggaaaagaaggaaggagtaagaagatttttctattgaaaacTATCATCTAATTAATAATGTGACAACCGTTCCTAGGTAGTCCACAAGTTTCTCTTGACTACTCAAatattttgccacatgacaGTTCCATTGTGGCTCAAATTTTGATGATATGAGTTTTCTTAATCACTACCTATCCATCTATCAAATTTGAGTATTGATTGGTTGAGAATTCAACTTTCGCAACTTGCAACTTTAGTTCAACCATTGAAAATAAAGGGATAGAAGTCCAAACATAAGTCCAAGTCAAGGCTAAGGACTGGCCATGACAATATAGAATAGGTGTTTGGGCTATATGTAATTTCCATTTAGAAAtttaatttatcatttttttatggTAGATTAATTCAAAGTAAAGATTaacatattttatattttagctaaaattatcATTTTCAGTAGACAAGTTTGaataatttctttgtttttatttttaattgaattcttttatttatccaaaaacatatttcatcaACTTAGATGTAATTGAAGGATTGGCTAGTCATTCAACTCGTGATAAATAAATAGTCTAACTTGGTTGGTATTGCTATAAAATTAGAGAAACTCTACCTGAAATTTTCCTCTTATGGACGAGTTGTATGTCAATTGGCTCCAATATCTCAAACTTATTCTTGAAAAAGATGGATCTACTAAAAATTATGACAGTAACGTAATCAATTGGCTCCATTATCACAATCTTACTCTTGAAAAAGAAGGATAGAAAGAAAATCATGACGGTAAAGTGTAATCAAATACAAGATTTATGTCTATTATGATAGAATAACTTAGTTTTGAAAAAATCGTTTATCTATAAGGATTTTGTATGAATTTTTGTTATGCTCTATCATGTAAAATGCGCCAATAAATAAGGTATTTTTTAAATGTCTCATGTGataagcatttttttttaaacggtTTGAATTCACACATTAAACACTTCTCTGTTTTCACTTTTATCTCACTTTCATTCACTTACATCAATTTACAActggaaattttattttcccttcACTATACTTCTAACAACTACATCAGCTCCACATCAGAATAATAGCAATGAGGGTTTGCATACAATGTGACAGAGTGAAGATAAGTTTAGGCTTGAGGATTGGTTCAAACCATCGTCAGGCCCAACCTAATTTTGGGTTTCATTAATGGTTACTTATGGGTATGACTTGGGATGGGCTTATTTGGTTGATATCAGGCCCAACCTAATTTTTGGCACGAATTTGCTGCATTAGCTAGGCTTGGGATGCACCAACTCAACCCCAGTTGCACCATTGAGAACTAAAGTAACAAATGAAACTATTTCCCTGCGTCCTTGTGTAGATACCTCATTTTGACACCTAGAGAGGACATGTCGACGATGATGTCCACCTACTCACTGCTTGGGCCGACACCGCTCCTACACTTGCAACAGGAACAGAGCCCACCTATTGATCGAGGCAAATTCTGCATCCGTTCACCAGAATTCTCCCTATCGGTCTCTACATGGGGCTTGATCTACGTCCTTCGGGTAACATGAGATTTTGTATACCATTAATTAGAGTGCATGTGCAAGCTAATATGCCACattctttgttttcagttttaTTTAGCCAATAAACCTATGCTGAGCAAAAACAGTAATCGATATTAATCTTACATTAGAATTTGTAGTTCAATTTGAATTATTGCTTTTAATGGTAATGACTAATGACCTTgcgggaagtagttttctgtccgacagtgtggcctatgccagtacccccatgtgtctatctctctcctcctcaaaacaagggggtaaaggtgtcttttcatatgggagagagacagactcatgggaatgctggcgtaggctGCACTtccagacagagaactttctccctaagCTTTAATAGAATAAGTCTAAAGAGTTGTATGCATTAGTCCGACCTTTAGGACCTAATTTAATCATGAGAGAGAGTCAAAATTTGAATTATAAAGCAAGAATCCTTTTCTtggctaaaggtcagcaaattTGTATTaagtaaagaaataaaatagtgTTACATGGAAAGACTGGAATCTACAAAGAAAGTCCTAGCCACCTGCCGACATGGCAGATGTTGGATTTCTTACAAAAACATTCAATAATTAATTGGGTGTATCCAACCCACTGCACGTTTTAAGTGAATCTGTAATGGGGTCTGCCTATAGCTTCCCAATTAACCACCTGTGCAACAAAGGTTGGTGTGGTACTCCAAAAGGTAGTAGTCCTTTCTCTGGCCGCATGATTTGCAAGGGCATCTGCAGTCGAGTTTGCTTCGTGAAAATAGTGAGTTATTCGCCACTGGATTATATCAAGGTAGGATGAAATAGACCACCAAGCTTGCATGAAGCTCCATGGAATTGATCTAGAGAGAATTGCTGAAACCACCGCCTTCGAGTCGCTCTCAACCCATAAGTTCTCAATATTCATCTGTTGCGCCTTCTTAACTCCCATTAGTAGAGCTCCCAACTCAGCCATGTAGTTGGACCCCACTCCCTGATAGTCTGCAAAGCAAATTATAACATTACCATGCTGATCCCTAATAATTCCCCCTGCCCCCAACGGTCCTGGGTTGCCCAGTGACGACCCATCAATGTTGAGTTTCAGCCAGCCAGCCGGGGGATGTCTCCACCTTACCTCAATGATCTTCTTTGTCGGGGGATTTGAAATTACACATTGTAGCGTCCTTGCAATGACCAGGTCCTGGATAGACTTTATTTGCACCCGCTGCACCCTGTAGCAGTTCATCACCTCTCTAAAGCATAGTTTGGTCACTTGCGATGAAGGTCTTCTGATGTTGTCGAAGCGGCGCctattgcgctccatccataATTGCTGGCATATAATAATGAGCATGGCTTCCCACGCCTTAGGGAGGGGGACTATTCTAAACTTTCTGCGCCACCAGGAGAATAGCAGCTCAATGGAGGGGAACCCAGTCCAAGTCTCATTGAAGAGCCATAGTACTTCACTCCAAATCTGTCCAGAAAATACACAATCAATAAATAGGTGTTGCTCTGACTCGTCGGCCGATAAGCACAGTTCACACCTGGACACCATAGGGATCATCCTACTACATATTTTGTTGTCTGTTGGCAACGCACCGTGTGCCAATCGCCAGCCAAATACTGAAGAACGAGGGTGAAGATCCCTATTCCAAACAGCCCAATGCCATGCAGGTTTTGCCTTTTTCACTCTCAACTCATCCCAAGCCGTCTTTACCGAAAATATTCCAGATTTTGAGTGGGCCCAATAGCGACAGTCCTCCCTATCTGACTGCTTGATATTCAGGCCTTGGATTATATTGAAAACATTTTGGAGGGCAGCATCCATTGTTGTTGGCAGCGTCCATCGCCCCTCCTCCATAAAAGCTGCAACTTTAGCACAAAGTGAGCTAGGGATCTGATTCGGGTGTAGCAGGTCCTCAATGCTTTGGTTATTGATCCATTTATCATACCAAAAGCTAATGGAGTCGCCATTGCCTACAACCCACCGCTCAGCCGATTGGACAAAACTCCAAACTTTTTGAAGACCTGGCAGTAGTGTGGAAGACCCTACTGAATTTTTAAGCGATCCATCTTTCTTCACAAACCTCCCCCTCAGGAAGCTAGCAAAAGTCGATTTATCAGTTCTAATCGTCCAAGCCAGCTTAGCTATCAGCGCCAAGTTGAGTTCCCGTAGCCGACGGATACCCACACCCCCCTCCCGTTTGGGTTTACATAGATTGTCCCACTTCACCGTGATCACCTTGGAGCAATCAGCTTCTCCAGTCCATATGAAATTTCCGATCCATCTTTCCATCTTTAAAATTGCATCAGCAGGCCATAAATAAACAGAGAAATTATGTACTGGAATGCTGCACATCACTGACCGAACTAGCTCAATGCGTCCTGCTAAGGAAAGTAAGCGTCCCTTCCAAGCTGCCAGTCGTTGCTTGAACTGGTCCAGAAGTGGTAGGAACATGTCACTCTTAACTCTGCCCTTCTTCAAGATTACTCCCAAATATTTTGTAGGGAAAGTGCAAACTGGAATCTGCAATGTCGTCTCCAAGCGCCACTTTCTAGTGCTAGAGATACTCCCCAGGAACACTTTACTTTTTGCTAGGTTGATCACTTGACCCGAGTACCTCCTGTACGCCTCCATAAATTGTTTCACACGCCTCACATTTGCTATTTCTGCCTTCATAAATATGAAGAGGTCATCAGCATAAAGGAGATGAGATGGAGTGGATACCTGTCTAGGTCCTGTCAATGGCTTAAGACATCCTCTTTCGCGAAGCGCATTAAGGCCTCTGCACAAAATTTCCTCagataaaataaatagaagaggGGACAGCGGGTCGCCTTGCCTCAATCCCCTTTCCATACCAAAGAAACTAGCCGGCCCTCCATTAATCAACACTGAAATTCTAGTAGAGAGGAGGATTTGGTGCAGCCAGTGAATCCATCGCTGAGAGATAGCAAAGACACCAAGTACATCGAATAGAAAGCCCCACTCAAGAGTGTCAAATGCTTTTTGTACATCCAACTTCATACCCATGCCGCCACCCCTGCACTTTATCTCCACCATATTGGCTAGCTCCGAAGCAACCCCAATATTCTCAAAAATAACTTTTCCCCTCTGGAATGCTCCTTGTTCAGGTGATATCAACTTGTGCAATAAAGAAGACAGTCTCGTAGCCATTATTTTTGGAataattttcaagaaaaaattcCCCAAACATAGAGGCCGAAACTGGCCCACTCTATTAGCGCCTTCAACCTTTGGAATCAGGCACATAAAATTACAGTTGACACCTTTTGTAATAATTCCATCCTTGAAGAAGTTCTGGATACCTCTACACACCTCCACGCCAATAATCTCCCAGCAAACCCTGAAGAAAGTGTCAGAGAATCCATCAGGGCCTGGAGCACTGCTCGGATCTAAATCAAACACAGCCGCTTTAATCTCTTCCTGTGATGGGATCGAGGTTAGCATATCATTATCCATGTTTGAAACTACAGAAGGTATTACAGCCAACAGCTCCTCATCTCTGATTGACGCCCCTCCTTTGAAAAAGCTTTCAAAGTGGGCCACCATGTGGTCTCCAATCGCATTTGCATCCTTCAAAACCGATCCGTCCTCTGTTATAATCTCCCGAATGGCATTACGGATGCGTCGAGATCGTGTAGCAGTATGGAAATACTTGGTGCATCTGTCCCCATATTTCAGCCATTTATCTCTTGATTTTTCACTCCATAGCTTCTCTTGGAGATCAATAGCCGTGTCATACTCTTTGCGAGCCTGCAGTTCCCTATCAAACAGTTCTTCTGAGAACCCTTCTTCCTCCAATAGATTCTGGACTGAATCTAAACAGGCTTTAGAGCGAAGTATTTCATGGTCAAAATGTACAGTTCTACATTAAACGACAGAGAAATAAACTTAACAAAAATTGGgtcaatataataaattataatttataCAATAagaaagggattttcttattgacactccTTACGCTGTGTTTGTATGTCAagaaatggataaaaaaaaaaaaagaatctcaaaaagaaaagagatcaaaggaaaagaaagttttttttttattgcaacagaaaaaaaaaaacaaaaaaaaagagatgagagGGAGAAATTGAGGTGGGTTCGTGAGTGTGGAGGGGGGGTGGTTCTttgaagaaagggggggggatgCCTATCGAGTGCGAATAAGGTGTTGGTGagacgaatttttatcacctccaattcgctgcccgctccaattccctccaatcccttaCATAGGAGcataaatgaccaccctactccaccttgggcagtgtgttcgggcagtgAGTAAGGTTGTCATTATTGAGTCGGTTTtgtctacggttccctgactggtgcggttccctagttcctctcacaagaggggggtgggacccacccggagcacctgaccgaacagtctgcccaggtggggtccaccctcctcttatgagaggaactagggaaccgcaccggtcagggaaccgtacACGAAAAAAATTCGGTCATTattgctcctatgtgagggattggagagaattggagcgggcaagaattggaggtgataacgattcttGGTGAGACTCCTCGTGATCTCTCACCCCTCCGACACTGAATTCATCAATCCCATGAACTTTTCTTGTGAAAACCAAGAAAATTGTACTGGATCTATATGGcaattttttttaccttttcttttcattacatCCAAACACATTCTTAAAGTGTccaataatttgtaactttacttttttattcTTGATAGATAGGCTCCAAGGCGATTTGAACTTATGACCTCCTAACCctacttttttgtcttttagtTCATATTTTTCCTTACAACAAGGGTAAATCATGTCACTTCACATGTGTACTCGAGAAAATGTGAGAGACACTGAAAACTTTTGATAGTGACATAATGAGAAgccattttcaaattattttgaaaaaaa is drawn from Telopea speciosissima isolate NSW1024214 ecotype Mountain lineage chromosome 1, Tspe_v1, whole genome shotgun sequence and contains these coding sequences:
- the LOC122653468 gene encoding uncharacterized protein LOC122653468 is translated as MGLMLMLLQQPMPMVRKLEMLRTVHFDHEILRSKACLDSVQNLLEEEGFSEELFDRELQARKEYDTAIDLQEKLWSEKSRDKWLKYGDRCTKYFHTATRSRRIRNAIREIITEDGSVLKDANAIGDHMVAHFESFFKGGASIRDEELLAVIPSVVSNMDNDMLTSIPSQEEIKAAVFDLDPSSAPGPDGFSDTFFRVCWEIIGVEVCRGIQNFFKDGIITKGVNCNFMCLIPKVEGANRVGQFRPLCLGNFFLKIIPKIMATRLSSLLHKLISPEQGAFQRGKVIFENIGVASELANMVEIKCRGGGMGMKLDVQKAFDTLEWGFLFDVLGVFAISQRWIHWLHQILLSTRISVLINGGPASFFGMERGLRQGDPLSPLLFILSEEILCRGLNALRERGCLKPLTGPRQVSTPSHLLYADDLFIFMKAEIANVRRVKQFMEAYRRYSGQVINLAKSKVFLGSISSTRKWRLETTLQIPVCTFPTKYLGVILKKGRVKSDMFLPLLDQFKQRLAAWKGRLLSLAGRIELVRSVMCSIPVHNFSVYLWPADAILKMERWIGNFIWTGEADCSKVITVKWDNLCKPKREGGVGIRRLRELNLALIAKLAWTIRTDKSTFASFLRGRFVKKDGSLKNSVGSSTLLPGLQKVWSFVQSAERWVVGNGDSISFWYDKWINNQSIEDLLHPNQIPSSLCAKVAAFMEEGRWTLPTTMDAALQNVFNIIQGLNIKQSDREDCRYWAHSKSGIFSVKTAWDELRVKKAKPAWHWAVWNRDLHPRSSVFGWRLAHGALPTDNKICSRMIPMVSRCELCLSADESEQHLFIDCVFSGQIWSEVLWLFNETWTGFPSIELLFSWWRRKFRIVPLPKAWEAMLIIICQQLWMERNRRRFDNIRRPSSQVTKLCFREVMNCYRVQRVQIKSIQDLVIARTLQCVISNPPTKKIIEVRWRHPPAGWLKLNIDGSSLGNPGPLGAGGIIRDQHGNVIICFADYQGVGSNYMAELGALLMGVKKAQQMNIENLWVESDSKAVVSAILSRSIPWSFMQAWWSISSYLDIIQWRITHYFHEANSTADALANHAARERTTTFWSTTPTFVAQVWYAPHLPLVLRGLTCTFSEGIKIGIVGRMGSGKSTLVQALFHMLEPTTGQIWMDDINIFKIDIHNLRSRLSIIPQDPTMFEGTLRSNLDPLGDYTDEQIWEVGFSFFHSMNTF